The proteins below are encoded in one region of Stieleria sp. JC731:
- a CDS encoding TolC family protein — MLRHRKSTDLTSRRTKRNLLHRMIVAVTMATTTVASTGCHVWDQLPAGPHDTTTSYHDNVGMSIEYPEVAECATPVTAAAESTDAPHVLQDPSKIPALEMSLPEAMTMAMQNSPVIRSLASAVPSSTASQTIYNPGLVASSSQGVEAALSNFDAVYTNSLIWSTQDQPANVLIVDPAQAFFAVPVNLAKNAAWQSQLQKKSATGATFSLRHVVNYSRSNRPAQLYPSSFTGWVEAEWRQPLLQGAGLQYNRIVGASQVPGQYNGVLISRINEDVALADYEQSVIQLASDVEQAYWDLWTAYRLLEANLKGRESALKTYQYQNVRLEVGAGRQDEEAQAQSQYYQFEANVQSQLGGPTSGLYTIEQRLRYLLGMPAADGKLIRPTTEPMDMKVVFDWNSALSQALDRRVEVRKQRFMVKRREFELFAARLNKRPSLDLIGLYRWRGFGDHLIGDSDAGRFDGLYSSITDGNYQEWQAGVEFALPVGMRLASTAVSNAKLQLQRDRAILAETELSVSHKLADQARAVQLTFQLVETNYNRYQADLRQVEVLLRRYLDGTDNINFLLQAQRSVVQSESAFYQSLANYNLAIRDLHVQKGSLLAYNQIQLAEGAWGSGATRDAYEKGLFLTPRHKPAEVMRTPVVTRQGFDPSAAQSTGGITVVPNTEVIDGDVPESPLSLGSGMPSVEISELPTEIKLAE; from the coding sequence ATGCTTCGTCATCGCAAGTCGACCGATTTAACCTCACGACGCACCAAGCGAAATCTTCTACATCGCATGATCGTCGCGGTGACGATGGCGACCACGACGGTTGCATCAACCGGTTGCCACGTTTGGGACCAATTGCCGGCCGGACCGCACGACACGACGACGTCCTACCATGACAACGTGGGAATGTCGATCGAGTACCCCGAAGTCGCCGAATGTGCGACTCCCGTGACCGCGGCTGCCGAATCGACCGATGCACCGCACGTGTTGCAGGATCCGTCTAAGATCCCTGCATTGGAAATGTCGCTTCCCGAAGCGATGACGATGGCGATGCAGAATAGCCCCGTCATTCGCTCGTTAGCTTCTGCGGTACCAAGTTCGACCGCATCACAGACGATTTACAATCCGGGATTGGTTGCCTCGTCATCGCAAGGCGTTGAAGCCGCTCTGTCCAACTTTGATGCGGTCTACACCAACTCGTTGATTTGGTCCACGCAAGATCAACCTGCCAACGTATTGATTGTCGATCCGGCTCAGGCGTTTTTTGCCGTTCCGGTAAACTTGGCCAAGAACGCCGCTTGGCAAAGTCAATTGCAGAAGAAATCTGCTACCGGTGCGACGTTCTCGCTGAGACATGTTGTTAACTACTCACGAAGCAACCGCCCTGCTCAGCTTTATCCCAGCAGTTTCACCGGTTGGGTCGAAGCTGAATGGCGTCAGCCTTTGCTACAAGGTGCAGGTTTGCAATACAACCGTATCGTCGGCGCCTCGCAAGTTCCCGGGCAATACAACGGTGTGTTGATTTCGCGAATCAATGAAGACGTCGCGTTGGCGGACTATGAACAATCAGTGATTCAGCTAGCTTCAGATGTCGAGCAAGCTTACTGGGATCTGTGGACCGCCTATCGGCTGCTGGAGGCTAACCTCAAAGGCCGCGAATCTGCGCTGAAAACCTATCAGTATCAGAACGTGCGATTGGAAGTCGGTGCCGGTCGTCAGGATGAAGAGGCACAGGCCCAATCGCAGTACTACCAGTTCGAGGCCAACGTTCAGTCGCAACTCGGCGGACCGACTTCCGGACTTTACACCATCGAACAGCGACTACGTTATCTGTTGGGGATGCCTGCTGCGGATGGAAAACTGATCCGGCCGACGACCGAACCGATGGACATGAAGGTCGTCTTTGACTGGAATTCGGCACTTTCGCAGGCATTGGATCGACGGGTCGAAGTTCGCAAACAACGTTTCATGGTCAAGCGCCGCGAGTTCGAACTGTTCGCCGCACGACTGAATAAACGTCCGAGCTTGGATTTGATCGGACTATATCGCTGGCGTGGTTTTGGTGACCATCTTATCGGTGATTCCGACGCTGGACGGTTTGATGGACTGTACTCGTCGATCACCGACGGGAACTACCAGGAATGGCAGGCGGGCGTCGAATTTGCATTACCGGTGGGAATGCGTCTAGCGAGCACGGCGGTTTCGAACGCCAAGCTTCAGCTGCAACGAGATCGCGCGATTCTGGCGGAGACTGAACTTTCAGTCAGCCATAAGTTGGCCGATCAGGCTCGTGCAGTTCAGCTGACATTCCAGCTGGTCGAAACCAACTACAACCGCTATCAGGCCGACTTGCGGCAAGTCGAAGTCTTGCTGCGTCGTTACTTGGATGGGACCGACAATATCAACTTCTTGCTGCAGGCCCAGCGTTCGGTTGTCCAAAGCGAAAGTGCGTTTTACCAATCGCTGGCCAACTACAATTTGGCAATTCGCGACCTCCATGTCCAAAAAGGCTCGTTGCTCGCGTACAACCAAATCCAATTGGCTGAAGGGGCTTGGGGTAGCGGCGCGACACGGGATGCCTATGAAAAAGGGCTGTTCTTGACACCTCGGCATAAACCCGCCGAAGTCATGCGGACTCCGGTCGTGACCCGCCAGGGATTTGACCCATCGGCAGCTCAAAGCACCGGTGGAATCACCGTTGTGCCGAATACCGAGGTCATTGATGGTGACGTTCCCGAAAGCCCGCTGTCGCTAGGTAGCGGAATGCCTTCGGTCGAGATTTCAGAACTGCCAACTGAAATCAAGCTTGCCGAGTAG
- a CDS encoding type II secretion system F family protein, whose product MPVYAYTARDMSGKTVNGTIEAANEREVASLLSEKSLFPSKVTASESRSAGASILGSRKKVKGQTMAIFYGQLAALLRAGVPMLRALTVLGEQSADPVLGAIIKDIRSRVEDGEPIGNAMARYPRVFSDMGINMVRAGTEGGFLEDALDRVGTFTELQEDLKGRTISALAYPVFLFSVGSVVITGLLVFFVPKFDSMFDRLRAKGEMPWYTEWLLSFSGVLQAYGWVIVVAIAALLVAAKVQLSSDGGREFIDKAKLKIPVLGNILMNLAVSRFCRVLGTLLGNGVPILKSLEISRSASANFLLSQSIANATENIRGGESLASPLRSSGYFPPSVVEMISVGEESNSLEQVLPEIADSLEKRTFRRLDLFVRLLEPMMLLVMAFFVLAVVLALLVPVLKSSTQLS is encoded by the coding sequence ATGCCGGTTTACGCATACACCGCCCGCGACATGTCGGGCAAAACTGTCAACGGAACCATTGAAGCGGCAAACGAACGCGAAGTCGCTTCGTTGCTGAGCGAAAAATCGCTGTTCCCTTCGAAAGTCACCGCATCGGAATCACGATCGGCCGGTGCCTCAATTTTGGGCAGCCGAAAGAAAGTCAAAGGCCAAACCATGGCCATCTTCTACGGTCAGTTGGCTGCGCTGCTGCGGGCTGGCGTTCCGATGCTGCGAGCACTGACCGTGCTCGGTGAACAGAGCGCCGATCCGGTGCTCGGTGCGATCATCAAAGATATTCGATCACGCGTCGAAGACGGCGAACCGATCGGCAACGCAATGGCTCGATACCCACGTGTGTTCTCCGACATGGGGATCAACATGGTTCGCGCCGGTACCGAGGGCGGTTTCTTAGAAGACGCGCTCGATCGTGTGGGCACGTTCACCGAACTACAAGAAGACCTTAAAGGACGGACCATCAGCGCCCTCGCCTATCCGGTTTTCCTGTTCTCGGTGGGTTCCGTCGTCATCACCGGCCTGCTGGTATTCTTTGTCCCCAAGTTCGACTCGATGTTTGACCGGTTGCGTGCCAAGGGCGAAATGCCCTGGTACACCGAATGGCTGCTCAGCTTTAGCGGCGTCTTACAAGCGTATGGCTGGGTGATTGTTGTCGCGATCGCGGCGTTGCTAGTCGCTGCAAAAGTTCAATTGTCCAGCGATGGCGGTCGTGAATTCATCGACAAAGCAAAGCTTAAAATTCCTGTGCTCGGCAACATTCTGATGAATTTGGCCGTCTCCCGATTCTGCCGAGTCTTGGGAACCCTGCTCGGCAACGGTGTTCCGATCCTAAAGTCGCTGGAAATCAGCCGATCAGCTTCGGCAAACTTTTTGCTTAGCCAATCAATCGCGAACGCCACTGAAAACATCCGCGGTGGTGAATCGCTTGCTTCGCCACTTCGCAGTTCAGGCTACTTCCCTCCGTCGGTCGTTGAAATGATTAGCGTTGGCGAGGAAAGCAACTCGCTTGAACAAGTACTGCCAGAAATCGCGGACTCACTCGAGAAACGAACCTTTCGTCGACTCGATTTATTCGTCCGCTTGCTTGAACCAATGATGCTTCTGGTGATGGCGTTCTTTGTCCTCGCCGTCGTTCTTGCGCTCTTAGTACCGGTTCTTAAAAGCAGCACGCAGTTGTCTTAG